Proteins from a genomic interval of Aspergillus flavus chromosome 7, complete sequence:
- a CDS encoding protein kinase yields MATDDIETSRYSAPGNGSWQPPTTLAAQLAPRLPSQGNQTHSLSKETFSLLRQELAGGKHNQLRFNDKVTDISKLICIVLKAGLEPCIKDPNPDSQGQVLDCLDIVLVSIDKAPQTLTEYPDPAVLGESTYAPLYAWLVVRLLQLLGIWNNEVISSKAGSILTSIVRAQNRHSRLWPSCHSTAGLLRACTTEVLLSLENLNSLSLRADSEVKMILPTLKGNLLVDLDRLGLPRSLFEKRFKFVSSSHAFNLTFRLLDSFRAGNDNPPFVASKNSVTRQNVAWVLNGYQRLWTLIFHWFQSPQPDLIENKISASLQFVICIRSCCDQGVSSPSEIELMYGLLRILEDIFAMDKLYQFSSLQSELSQLLDTFTNRIKYTRALFHCLRTTIFPALSGLTKMPCRFQTLETQLQITIHGFLHNISRISLECDGAKTVSVEPFKVFVSKSGSRFQQHELSSSAIQDDEIIQVSKRRCIPQLSPQSESEDTVLQLITVSLALIGFTSPGGLSDLYPAVVNAFVSLDEQKKCDLLSTLGKIPCAMAGEVEHLTGIAPNGALLCHVCDGENGVRSSRECPNIEELCKILAYIIPRLPRTTSLRIAAMVTLRRTLLHTSNSTYSQLASSVFGEFCLHSLRSSVRELRIVTGHSIIAFICNGLDNKTRRGNFVVILEWLKSLSEKQESSLHETCILTLCRLATLSNDEEMNIILLRLVEYLGHPNPFVCAVAYSEISKLAQRLSVTPAGLFRPFWRTLSVTIMKNFPSRPYMAEHLCDLLGMKVDDFLRLTELYVLPHLVLTRKRDIIARIGATYKDVKTPFDICSEKNNLAAILAFLLSQASSNPQDLAMSALSEIDNAFEGRTLAELVRIEPILIACHLFKGLGDSGDEKRARFYRALQLLAALVPRKSGHASRRTNLIGYFIEEHILGIITEFAHAINDFQIRQPLVEKRRNIIAIGEMVKVAKGHVSSAIPQICACLRSALEIGELCNDAFTVWAVLVNSLHDEDIEPLLDQTLSIVIRYWDMFTEDTRNCAYELVENILRSHSELVQDVYNTMPSLASIPEMSKFESELVDLKGKMDVRSQFLAFVRRCQSENATVVEQALTELVPYLLEHDEFLHRTVLGEQPDPVVAQLIRSLLDCCVKFNTSSDVITLLSARCIGLIGCLDPNRVDSIKEKRDILVLSNFDSMEETFDFILFFLQHVLVEAFLSASNTRAQGFLAYAMQNLLRFCGLDSAVTQRSRDVQADEKYRRWSELPETVRNTLTPFLTSKYTVTVGAVNSSCTYPLFSATLTHGEWLRTFVQDLLQKGSGDNARLVFSVSSRIVKGQDVSIASFLLPFAVLNRIVGGTQKEKEDLLYELTSVLSHPLPDSTNHIYEAILLCSQSIFEILDYLSRWLQGKKKQLNSLRSHNYHAGRSHREACPDSRLDTDASQVKAVESLLASIPPEVISKRAVECRSFSRALFHWEQYIRQSSNKQTDSKGFEPLFQRLQDIYSQIDEPDGIEGISNHLHALNIDQQVLEHRKAGRWATAQSWYELQLEKEPNNVDAQWNLLTCLKESGQQDAILTRFEILQTTDPGSRFVPFAIEASWITGKWEKLRNYLQLYSQQGTGDFNIGVGLALDAIRQGSYSRFGDIICGLRLSVAKSLNANSVASLQSCHDSILRLHALAEMESIAGLDSRSEKDALPKIRAALSRRLDILGGHISDKQYLLGLRRAMMELTCNFPNSDIADAWLASTRLLRKGNFTNQAYQSMLHAARLKNRSATIEHARLLWKDGYHRKAIQTLEGAIAANEFAPDNASDGSDSVYLASNREKHQNLLAARAHLLLAKWTDRAGQTQSDVIVQRYREAIYLHSRWEKAHYYLGKHYNKILDSEKAKPLGKEAQIYLSGEASKLVIDNYLRSLAHGNKYVFQSLPKVLTLWLEHASTVDQPFDPKRGNNEDFKTHTLNQRRKILDDMHSQLKKYVNRMPAALLFTILPQVVARICHPNNTVYDLLTKIVAKAVNFFPQQGLWIVLAVVKSSSKERASRGINCLQKITEVNKKLKTETPSDMRAMINQGQRFSEEMLKLCVARVEKVSRINLARALGFNHKIAPCRLVVPFQAMLTPTLPTSHDAEYLKGFRAFPRDPTTIEAVLDDAQVLNSLQKPRKIGVRGSDGKIYNILCKPKDDLRKDQRLMEFNNMINRFLKRDVESSKRRMYIKTYAVTPLNEECGLIEWVDNLRTLRDIVIKLLRERGIAPNYTEIGHYLEEACSEISKLPLFTTKILPKFPPVLHEWFIEMFPESGTWFAARLRYTRSCAVMSMVGYVLGLGDRHGENILFEEGTGGILHVDFNCLFDKGLTFDKPELVPFRLTQNMVDAFGAYGYDGPFRKTCEITLGLLRQNEDALMTVLETFLHDPTTDFIGKKRRTHVSVPETPAGVLENVRNKLRGLLPGESVPLSVDGHVDELIVQATDEKNLAAMYIGWCAFF; encoded by the exons ATGGCGACTGATGATATCGAGACGTCTCGATATTCAGCTCCAGGGAATGGCAGCTGGCAACCCCCAACTACCTTGGCAGCACAGTTAGCACCGCGCCTCCCTTCCCAAGGGAATCAGACACATAGCCTGAGCAAAGAGACATTCTCCCTACTCCGTCAAGAACTTGCAGGAGGGAAACATAACCAACTCCGTTTCAATGACAAAGTTACCGATATCAGCAAATTGATATGCATCGTTTTGAAAGCAGGCTTGGAACCGTGCATCAAGGATCCAAACCCTGACTCTCAAGGCCAAGTCTTGGATTGTCTGGATATTGTATTGGTATCGATTGATAAGGCACCTCAAACCCTAACGGAATATCCTGATCCAGCTGTTTTGGGGGAAAGTACGTATGCGCCGCTGTACGCCTGGTTGGTCGTACGGTTACTCCAATTGCTCGGTATTTGGAACAATGAAGTCATCAGTTCGAAAGCTGGGAGTATCCTTACGAGCATAGTCCGCGCTCAGAATAGGCACTCTAGATTGTGGCCCTCTTGTCATTCTACTGCCGGACTTCTACGAGCGTGCACAACGG AGGTCCTGCTTTCTCTCGAGAATCTCAATAGCCTCAGTCTGCGAGCTGATTCGGAAGTTAAGATGATTCTACCGACCCTAAAAGGAAATCTCCTTGTAGATCTAGACAGACTCGGCTTACCTCGCAGTCTTTTCGAAAAGAGATTCAAGTTCGTATCATCATCGCACGCTTTCAATCTAACTTTTCGCCTGCTCGACTCATTCAGAGCAGGAAATGACAACCCTCCTTTTGTGGCAAGCAAGAACTCCGTTACTCGACAGAATGTAGCCTGGGTTTTGAATGGGTACCAACGTCTCTGGACCCTCATCTTTCACTGGTTCCAGAGCCCGCAGCCAGATCTCATAGAGAACAAAATAAGCGCAAGTTTGCAGTTTGTGATATGTATTCGATCATGTTGTGACCAGGGCGTATCCTCACCATCGGAAATCGAGCTAATGTACGGCTTGCTGCGAATCCTGGAGGACATTTTTGCAATGGACAAACTTTATCAATTCTCGAGTTTGCAGAGTGAGTTAAGCCAGCTTTTGGACACCTTCACTAATCGCATCAAGTATACCAGAGCGCTTTTCCACTGCCTCAGAACTACCATTTTCCCAGCACTTAGCGGTCTTACCAAGATGCCATGTCGTTTTCAGACACTCGAGACACAGCTTCAG ATTACGATTCATGGATTTCTCCATAATATCTCCCGTATAAGTCTAGAATGTGATGGCGCAAAAACCGTCTCCGTCGAGCCATTCAAAGTCTTTGTATCGAAATCGGGCTCCCGGTTTCAGCAACATGAACTCTCGAGCTCAGCTatccaggatgatgagattatTCAGGTGTCGAAACGCCGCTGTATACCTCAACTCAGCCCACAGTCAGAGTCCGAAGATACAGTCCTGCAGCTTATAACAGTTTCACTTGCATTGATAGGTTTCACATCCCCCGGTGGCTTGAGTGACCTGTATCCGGCTGTTGT GAATGCCTTTGTTAGCCTTGATGAGCAAAAGAAATGTGATCTTCTTAGCACACTCGGCAAAATCCCGTGTGCTATGGCTGGGGAAGTAGAACATTTGACTGGCATAGCACCCAATGGTGCCCTACTCTGCCATGTGTGTGATGGTGAAAATGGTGTAAGGTCGAGCAGAGAATGTCCTAACATTGAAGAACTTTGCAAAATCCTGGCCTATATTATTCCTAGACTCCCACGTACTACAAGCCTCAGAATCGCCGCAATGGTCACGCTGAGACGAACACTGCTGCATACGTCGAATTCAACTTATTCGCAGCTAGCCTCTTCTGTGTTCGGCGAATTCTGCCTCCATTCCCTTCGGAGCTCCGTCAGAGAACTGCGGATTGTCACTGG ACACTCAATAATCGCTTTCATCTGCAATGGCCTTGATAATAAAACACGTCGCGGCAATTTTGTTGTCATCTTAGAATGGCTAAAAAGCCTCtcagaaaaacaagaatcGTCATTGCATGAAACATGTATATTGACACTCTGTCGCCTTGCAAC ACTTTCCAATGATGAAGAGATGAACATtatccttcttcgcctggtTGAATACCTGGGCCATCCCAATCCTTTCGTTTGTGCGGTAGCTTATTCTGAA ATTTCAAAGCTTGCACAACGCCTCTCGGTCACTCCCGCAGGCTTGTTCAGGCCATTTTGGAGGACTCTTTCCGTGACAATAATGAAAAACTTCCCATCACGTCCATACATGGCAGAACACCTCTGTGATCTGCTGGGAATGAAAGTGGACGATTTCCTCAGGTTGACTGAGTTATATGTATTACCACATCTAGTGCTAACACGGAAGCGAGACATTATTGCTAGGATAGGGGCGACTTATAAGGATGTTAAAACCCCCTTCGATATCTGTTCAGAGAAAAATAACCTTGCAGCAATCCTGGCATTCTTGTTGAGTCAAGCGTCGTCAAATCCACAGGATTTGGCAATGTCCGCTTTGTCAGAAATAGATAATGCCTTTGAAGGCCGTACCTTGGCGGAGCTTGTACGGATCGAACCGATTCTGATTGCATGTCATTTATTCAAGGGTCTTGGGGATTCTGGGGATGAGAAGAGAGCAAGG TTCTATCGTGCGCTTCAACTCCTAGCAGCCCTCGTCCCGCGGAAGTCAGGGCATGCATCAAGGAGAACGAATTTGATAGGCTACTTCATCGAGGAGCATATTCTTGGTATAATTACCGAATTTGCCCATGCTATCAACGACTTCCAAATCAGACAACCCTTGgttgaaaaaagaaggaataTCATAGCTATTGGAGAGATGGTCAAGGTCGCGAAAGGGCATGTGAGTAGCGCGATACCCCAG ATATGTGCCTGCCTGCGGTCCGCCCTCGAAATCGGGGAGTTGTGCAACGATGCCTTTACAGTATGGGCAGTACTGGTCAACTCTTTGCATGACGAAGACATTGAACCACTTCTTGACCAGACCTTATCAATTGTGATCAGGTATTGGGACATGTTTACAGAGGATACGAGAAATTGTGCCTATGAACTTGTCGAGAACATTCTGAGAAGCCACAGTGAACTAGTACAAGATGTCTACAACACCATGCCATCCCTTGCTTCTATTCCAGAGATGTCCAAATTTGAATCCGAGCTTGTGGATCTGAAGGGGAAAATGGACGTTCGAAGTCAGTTCTTGGCATTTGTCCGACGTTGTCAAAGTGAGAACGCTACTGTCGTCGAACAAGCTCTGACGGAGCTAGTACCGTACCTCTTAGAGCACGATGAGTTCCTTCATCGCACTGTTCTTGGCGAACAACCAGATCCTGTTGTTGCTCAGTTAATTCGGTCTTTGCTCGATTGCTGTGTAAAGTTCAACACAAGTTCGGATGTCATAACTCTTCTATCAGCTCGGTGCATAGGCCTTATCGGCTGCTTGGATCCAAATCGTGTTGATTcgatcaaagaaaagagagatataCTGGTCTTATCAAACTTTGATAGCATGGAAGAGACATTTGACTTCatactcttttttcttcaacaCGTGCTTGTCGAGGCGTTTTTGTCGGCATCCAATACCAGGGCCCAGGGATTTCTTGCGTACGCTATGCAAAACCTACTCAGATTTTGTGGTCTTGATTCTGCTGTTACTCAGCGCTCTCGCGATGTCCAGGCAGATGAAAAGTATCGACGTTGGTCAGAGCTTCCTGAGACGGTTCGCAACACTTTGACCCCATTTCTCACGTCCAAGTATACGGTCACTGTCGGCGCTGTCAATTCAAGCTGCACTTACCCATTATTCTCGGCCACTCTAACGCATGGTGAGTGGCTGCGGACTTTTGTGCAGGATCTGCTGCAAAAGGGGAGTGGTGACAATGCGAGGCTTGTGTTCAGTGTATCTAGTCGCATTGTAAAAGGCCAGGACGTATCTATAGCATCCTTTCTTCTGCCATTTGCAGTGCTGAACCGTATAGTTGGAGGCactcaaaaagaaaaggaagatttGCTTTACGAACTGACAAGCGTTTTATCTCACCCACTTCCAGACTCCACTAACCATATATACGAAGCTATCCTATTATGCAGTCAG AGCATTTTCGAAATCCTCGACTACCTTTCAAGATGGCTACaaggcaagaaaaagcagcTCAATAGTCTTAGGAGCCACAACTATCACGCAGGCCGCTCCCACAGGGAGGCGTGCCCGGATTCACGTTTGGATACAGATGCATCCCAAGTTAAGGCTGTTGAATCGCTGCTAGCTTCTATACCACCCGAGGTCATTTCTAAAAGGGCTGTTGAATGTAGATCATTCTCAAGAGCACTTTTCCACTGGGAACAATATATTCGTCAGTCTAGTAACAAACAGACAGACTCTAAGGGTTTCGAACCTCTTTTCCAGCGTCTTCAAGATATCTATAGTCAAATCGATGAGCCAGACGGCATTGAGGGCATATCAAATCACCTGCACGCACTTAACATTGACCAACAGGTTCTTGAACATCGCAAGGCCGGAAGATGGGCTACTGCACAAAGTTGGTATGAGCTACAACTCGAGAAGGAGCCCAACAATGTCGATGCCCAATGGAACCTTCTTACATGTCTCAAAGAATCAGGACAACAAG ATGCCATTCTTACACGATTTGAGATCCTCCAAACGACCGACCCGGGCTCTAGGTTTGTCCCGTTTGCAATCGAGGCATCATGGATCACAGGGAAATGGGAGAAGTTGCGTAATTACCTTCAGCTTTACTCACAACAAGGAACAGGAGATTTTAACATCGGGGTCGGCCTGGCGCTTGATGCCATTCGTCAGGGAAGTTATAGTAGATTTGGGGACATTATCTGTGGCCTGCGACTCAGTGTTGCAAAGTCACTCAATGCCAATTCCGTGGCATCGTTGCAGTCGTGTCATGACAGCATCCTTAGGTTGCACGCCTTAGCAGAGATGGAATCTATAGCTGGCTTGGACTCACGAAGTGAGAAGGATGCGCTTCCCAAAATACGCGCTGCTTTGAGCCGCCGTTTAGATATTCTAGGAGGGCATATATCTGACAAGCAATACCTTCTTGGTCTAAGACGAGCTATGATGGAACTGAC GTGCAACTTCCCCAATTCAGACATAGCTGATGCCTGGCTTGCCAGTACTCGCCTTTTGCGCAAGGGCAATTTCACTAACCAAGCATATCAGTCAATGCTCCATGCTGCTCGTTTGAAAAATAGATCAGCCACTATTGAACACGCTAGGCTTCTGTGGAAGGATGGTTACCATCGTAAAGCAATACAAACGTTGGAAGGCGCAATAGCTGCCAATGAGTTTGCTCCAGACAATGCTTCCGATGGCTCTGACTCTGTCTATCTGGCATCGAATCGTGAAAAACACCAAAATCTACTTGCCGCCAGG GCCCATCTTTTGCTAGCGAAATGGACAGACAGAGCCGGGCAGACACAGTCAGATGTCATAGTACAGAGGTACCGAGAGGCTATCTACCTACATTCAAG GTGGGAAAAGGCCCATTATTACCTAGGGAAGCACTACAACAAGATATTAGATTCGGAGAAAGCCAAGCCACTaggaaaagaagctcagATATA TCTGAGCGGTGAGGCTTCTAAACTGGTGATTGACAATTATCTCCGATCGCTAGCACACGGGAATAAATACGTTTTTCAGTCATTACCCAAAGTTCTTACACTTTGGCTGGAGCATGCGTCTACTGTGGATCAGCCCTTTGATCCAAAGAGGGGTAATAACGA AGACTTTAAAACACACACTTTGAATCAAAGGAGAAAAATTCTGGATGATATGCATTCACAGTTAAAAAAATACGTCAACCGGATGCCGGCTGCACTG TTGTTCACAATTCTTCCTCAGGTGGTTGCAAGGATCTGCCACCCGAACAACACCGTCTATGACTTGTTAACGAAGATAGTCGCCAAAGCGGTAAACTTCTTTCCTCAGCAAGGTCTATGGATAGTGCTTGCCGTGGTCAAGTCGTCTTCCAAGGAAAGGGCATCCAGGGGTATCAACTGTCTTCAAAAAATCACG GAAGTAAACAAGAAGTTAAAGACCGAAACACCGTCAGATATGCGCGCGATGATAAACCAGGGGCAAAGGTTCTCTGAAGAGATGCTAAAGCTATGTGTAGCGCGCGTCGAAAAAGTCTCTAGAATCAACCTAGCTCGGGCTCTGGGATTCAATCACAAAATTGCCCCTTGTCGACTTGTTGTACCATTTCAAGCAATGTTGACTCCGACTCTACCGACAAGCCATGATGCAGAGTACCTCAAGGGATTTAGGGCTTTCCCTAGAGACCCAACCACTATTGAAG CTGTTCTTGACGATGCGCAAGTCCTGAACTCGCTCCAGAAACCACGGAAGATTGGCGTTCGAGGGTCGGATGGAAAGATTTACAATATCCTCTGCAAGCCCAAAGATGATCTCCGCAAAGACCAGCGCCTCATGGAGTTCAACAACATGATCAATAGGTTCCTTAAAAGGGATGTTGAATCAAGTAAACGACGCATGT ATATCAAAACATACGCCGTTACACCTTTGAATGAAGAATGTGGATTGATTGAATGGGTTGATAATCTCCGAACATTGAGGGATATTGTTATCAAGCTGCTGAGAGAACGGGGCATCGCGCCAAAT TACACAGAAATCGGACATTATCTCGAAGAAGCATGTTCTGAGATCTCGAAATTACCTCTGTTTACCACCAAAATTCTACCAAA GTTTCCCCCAGTCCTACATGAGTGGTTTATCGAGATGTTTCCAGAGTCTGGAACATGGTTTGCAGCAAGGCTTCGCTATACTCGGTCTTGTGCAGTCATGTCAATGGTTGGATACGTTCTAGG GCTTGGAGATCGACATGGCGAAAATATCCTATTTGAGGAGGGCACTGGAGGTATTTTACATGTTGATTTCAATTGCCTCTTTGACAAG GGCTTGACGTTCGATAAACCTGAACTTGTTCCGTTTCGTCTCACTCAAAATATGGTGGACGCATTTGGAGCTTATGGGTATGACG GACCGTTCCGGAAGACGTGCGAAATAACCCTAGGTTTGCTCCGGCAAAATGAGGATGCGCTGATGACTGTACTTGAAACATTTCTGCATGATCCAACGACAGACTTCATTGGGAAGAAA CGACGCACCCATGTTAGTGTTCCAGAGACGCCTGCAGGTGTCCTCGAAAATGTTCGCAACAAACTCCGTGGTCTTCTACCTGGGGAATCTGTTCCCTTGTCAGTAGATGGCCATGTAGACGAGTTGATAGTGCAAGCAACCGATGAAAAGAACCTCGCCGCGATGTACATTGGTTGGTGCGCATTCTTCTAG